From a single Arachis hypogaea cultivar Tifrunner chromosome 3, arahy.Tifrunner.gnm2.J5K5, whole genome shotgun sequence genomic region:
- the LOC112789430 gene encoding cation/H(+) antiporter 28-like: MQVGLVMGNVSFLRKLYMEFNTTFVFIIDFGMMCYMFALGIEMDPFILFKKPSKDAQVAYAGIICTFIIAGTTTPFLHYFTDQTKLLEYTFSLSTLLSSTASPVLTRLITRLKIGKSDIGKLVIATGMHSDFVCSLLLSVGYIAMPLDAFCDDYDEKKRLKKAIIMGCALLGQTVLTALVSPIFMNWVDNENPEGKPMKGSHLVLSIAVMVMACASSTIYEYSPILSAFMAGVCFPREGRVSKWVIAKINYLLTTIFFPIFFLWMGYAADFREFEAGHLLTWAKLFTLILIAIVGKVVGTVILGMILGFRWPESVAIGLLLTTKGHFHIFLAIKAASCGANTSTGITMIMAIFFTIVHTPSVIAYIIKRARKRAPNHRMTLQLLDPLHELRILLCVHGPDNVPASINFMEISRGATPPGIVVYVADMIELTDQIAATVERGTEGHTTTVKDAAVVEMRDKVSNSFQAYVDEDSEGITLKRTLAVSTITNMAQDICVLADELMIALIILPFHRNQRQDGKLDMGHQGFRYVNRKLLRSAPCSVGILVNRGLGSIEKISRTQVSLNVAVIFIGGKDDREALAYAGMVARHPGVKLTVIRFLVDSSAESSRLAAYRVNLPELEEEVGHDDECFAQFYEKHINGGCISYLEKHLASAAETFTTLRSFEGKYSLVIVGKEGGMNSILTKGMDDWQQCPELGPIGDVLSGPDFAMTVSVLVIQQHRLKGELDGLDEDFSIM; the protein is encoded by the exons atgcaGGTAGGACTAGTGATGGGGAATGTATCTTTCTTACGCAAATTGTACATGGAATTCAACACAACCTTTGTGTTCATCATAGATTTTGGTATGATGTGTTACATGTTTGCTTTGGGGATAGAAATGGATCCATTCATACTGTTCAAGAAACCAAGTAAGGATGCTCAAGTTGCATATGCAGGAATAATTTGCACTTTCATCATAGCAGGCACCACAACACCATTCCTGCATTACTTTACAGATCAAACCAAGTTGCTAGAATACACATTCTCCCTCTCAACTCTTCTATCTAGCACAGCATCCCCAGTTTTGACTCGTTTGATAACGCGACTCAAGATAGGCAAGTCGGATATTGGGAAGCTTGTGATAGCAACAGGGATGCACTCGGATTTTGTATGCTCCTTGCTTCTTTCGGTTGGCTACATAGCCATGCCATTGGACGCATTTTGCGATGATTATGACGAAAAGAAGCGCCTTAAGAAGGCCATCATAATGGGGTGTGCACTTCTTGGACAGACTGTTTTGACAGCATTGGTTTCACCAATCTTTATGAACTGGGTTGATAATGAAAACCCGGAAGGGAAACCTATGAAAGGTTCACATTTGGTGTTGTCAATTGCAGTTATGGTCATGGCTTGTGCCTCATCAACTATATATGAATATAGTCCAATTCTAAGTGCTTTCATGGCAGGGGTGTGTTTTCCAAGGGAAGGCAGAGTTTCCAAATGGGTTATTGCCAAAATCAACTACTTGTTGACCACTATcttctttcctatctttttcttgtGGATGGGTTATGCAGCTGATTTCAGAGAGTTTGAAGCTGGACATCTATTGACTTGGGCAAAATTGTTTACACTTATTCTCATTGCCATTGTCGGCAAGGTTGTTGGAACAGTTATTTTGGGGATGATACTTGGTTTTCGCTGGCCGGAATCGGTTGCAATTGGATTACTCCTAACCACCAAGGGCCATTTTCACATCTTCTTGGCTATCAAAGCGGCAA GTTGTGGTGCCAATACTTCAACTGGCATTACAATGATAATGGCAATATTTTTCACAATAGTGCATACTCCATCAGTGATAGCATACATCATAAAACGTGCCAGGAAACGAGCACCAAATCATCGCATGACGCTCCAGTTGCTTGACCCACTACATGAGCTAAGGATACTCTTGTGTGTCCACGGACCTGACAACGTTCCTGCTTCCATCAACTTCATGGAGATCTCAAGAGGGGCAACACCCCCCGGCATTGTGGTATATGTCGCGGACATGATTGAACTCACTGATCAGATAGCAGCAACAGTAGAGAGAGGCACAGAAGGACATACAACAACTGTGAAAGATGCTGCAGTCGTGGAAATGAGGGACAAAgtatccaactcttttcaagccTATGTAGATGAGGATAGTGAAGGTATTACTCTCAAAAGAACATTAGCAGTGTCAACAATCACTAACATGGCACAAGACATCTGTGTCTTAGCAGATGAATTGATGATTGCCCTCATTATACTACCATTCCACAGGAACCAACGTCAGGATGGAAAATTGGATATGGGTCACCAGGGATTCAGATATGTGAACAGAAAG TTATTAAGGAGTGCTCCTTGTTCCGTGGGGATTCTAGTTAACAGAGGCCTTGGATCAATTGAAAAGATATCAAGAACTCAGGTATCACTGAATGTGGCAGTAATATTCATTGGCGGAAAAGATGATAGGGAAGCACTTGCCTATGCAGGTATGGTAGCACGACATCCAGGAGTAAAACTTACAGTGATCAGATTTCTGGTAGATTCCAGTGCAGAATCCTCAAGATTAGCAGCTTATAGAGTCAACCTTCCAGAGCTGGAGGAAGAAGTGGGACACGACGACGAATGTTTTGCACAATTCTACGAAAAGCATATAAATGGGGGTTGTATTTCCTACTTAGAGAAGCATCTTGCCAGCGCAGCCGAAACATTCACAACTCTCAGATCATTTGAAGGGAAATACTCTTTAGTCATCGTTGGTAAAGAAGGTGGGATGAACTCTATATTGACAAAAGGGATGGACGATTGGCAACAGTGCCCAGAATTGGGACCAATCGGGGATGTACTTTCAGGACCAGATTTCGCAATGACAGTGTCTGTGTTGGTAATCCAACAACATAGACTGAAAGGAGAACTAGATGGTCTTGATGAGGACTTCTCCATCATGTAG
- the LOC112789429 gene encoding DNA-directed RNA polymerases II, IV and V subunit 11: MNAPDRYERFVVPEGTKKVSYERDTKIINAASFTIEREEHTIGNIIRMQLHRDENVLFAGYKLPHPLQYKIIVRIHTTSQSSPMQAYNQAINDLDRELDHLKNAFEAEMVKFSRDY; this comes from the exons ATGAACGCCCCTGACCGTTACGAACGCTTTGTCGTCCCCGAAGGCACCAAAAA GGTGTCGTATGAGAGGGACACGAAGATCATCAATGCCGCCTCTTTCACCATCGAGAGAGAGGAACACACTATAGGCAATATCATTCGCAT GCAGCTGCATCGAGACGAGAACGTGTTGTTTGCTGGATACAAGCTGCCTCACCCTCTCCAGTACAAAATTATTGTGAGG ATACATACCACTAGCCAGTCATCCCCAATGCAGGCATATAACCAGGCTATTAATGATCTGGACAGGGAACTTGATCACTTGAAGAATGCATTTGAG GCGGAGATGGTGAAGTTTTCAAGGGACTATTGA
- the LOC112789428 gene encoding DNA-directed RNA polymerases II, IV and V subunit 11, with the protein MNAPDRYERFVVPEGTKKVSYERDTKIINAASVTIEREEHTIGNIIRMQLHRDENVLFAGYKLPHPLQYKIIVRIHTTGRSDPMQAYNQAINDLDRELDHLKKSFEDEMVKFSRDY; encoded by the exons ATGAACGCCCCTGACCGTTACGAACGCTTTGTCGTCCCCGAAGGCACCAAAAA GGTATCGTATGAGAGGGACACGAAGATCATCAATGCCGCCTCTGTCACCATCGAGAGAGAGGAACACACTATAGGCAATATTATTCGCAT GCAGCTGCATCGAGACGAGAACGTGTTGTTTGCTGGATACAAGCTGCCTCACCCTCTCCAGTACAAAATTATTGTGAGG ATACATACCACTGGCCGGTCAGACCCAATGCAGGCATATAACCAGGCTATTAATGATCTGGACAGGGAACTTGATCACTTGAAGAAGTCATTTGAG GACGAGATGGTGAAGTTTTCAAGGGACTATTGA
- the LOC112789431 gene encoding uncharacterized protein yields the protein MAFHVACPITCRRICFCALGFPRALHGTEASNGFLNDVAALGEFLSDNRKDTATVKVAVPKVVPPPPPPNPTPDGGVPAAEEESASMKAKRVALQRKGAAAMIAAEEYARRLESGDVADAPGNPVGEEPCQANAKVFCRMCNRVENEGSERAKKMLSCKSCNKKYHRNCLRSWAQNRDLFHWSSWTCRACRICEACRRTGDPSKFMFCKRCDGAYHCYCLQPPHKNVSTGPYLCPKHTRCHSCGSNVPGNGLSVRWFLGYTCCDACGRLFVKGNYCPVCLKVYRDSESTPMVCCDICQRWVHCHCDNISDEKYHQFQVDRNLQYKCPTCRGECYQIKGLEDAVQELWKRRNIADRDLIASLRAAAGLPTQEEIFSISPFSDDEDSEPLKLKSESGRSFKFSLKNLSNNSPKKFKDYIKKSSNKNSKKRDSQSVMINKPDMHYSFEGQSDVKSLHSLDDDKNDDIQSQRNEGPDVYSSPAAGSLSQTEVSCPINKTGILKHKFVDEVMVSDEERKPRVFRIKNNKAHILNSEDESGKDGDKAESVKGKKLVINLGARKINVANSPRSDTSSCQRDQDLVTVNGSEDISQVRKGFASDRHDGAARRVDGSNVDSGQSKHLKVSGREENFIKLGKLKPEVQKFTLPSGRGEVPLDQTCILQGKRGTDANVEATPRGERTYHRRPKEGISDAYDGTDNNHNQTPSHSLPKDSKPLLRFKFKKPSVESKNSIIQEEEKTTIKGQRSKRKRPSPFKEKASFNEAGDVNQSQTGNLMDEIMDANWILMKLGNDAIGKRVEVHHTSDNSWHKGEVTDIVEGSSKLYVTLDDGKIKTVELRKQGVRFVSQKQKRSKT from the exons ATGGCATTTCACGTAGCTTGCCCAATTACATG TCGTAGAATTTGCTTCTGCGCCTTAGGGTTTCCGCGAGCTCTTCATGGAACTGAAGCTTCCAATGGCTTCCTCAACGACGTTGCCGCGCTCGGCGAATTCCTCTCCGACAATCGAAAGGACACGGCCACCGTCAAGGTTGCAGTTCCCAAGGTCGTACCACCTCCTCCGCCGCCGAATCCTACGCCGGATGGAGGAGTACCTGCCGCGGAAGAGGAGTCCGCATCGATGAAGGCAAAGCGCGTGGCACTGCAGCGGAAGGGAGCCGCCGCCATGATCGCCGCCGAGGAGTACGCTCGCCGGTTGGAGTCCGGTGATGTTGCG GATGCACCTGGAAATCCTGTTGGAGAAGAACCGTGCCAAGCTAATGCCAAAGTCTTTTGTCGAATGTGTAATCGTGTTGAAAACGAAGGAAGTGAGAGAGCAAAGAAGATGCTATCGTGTAAGAGTTGTAACAAGAAGTATCATAGGAACTGCTTGAGAAGTTGGGCACAAAATAGAG ATTTATTTCATTGGAGCTCATGGACCTGCAGGGCTTGCCGAATTTGTGAG GCTTGCAGAAGGACAGGTGATCCAAGTAAGTTCATGTTTTGCAAAAGGTGTGATGGTGCTTACCATTGTTATTGTCTGCAACCTCCTCATAAG AATGTTAGTACTGGGCCATATTTGTGCCCAAAACACACAAGGTGTCACAGTTGTGGATCCAATGTTCCCGGAAATGGACTGAGTGTGAG GTGGTTTCTAGGGTACACCTGCTGTGATGCATGCGGAAGATTGTTTGTGAAAGGCAACTACTGTCCAGTCTGTTTGAAG GTTTACAGAGATTCAGAATCAACACCAATGGTTTGCTGTGATATTTGCCAGCGCTGGGTGCATTGTCACTGTGATAATATTAG TGATGAGAAATATCACCAATTTCAAGTGGATCGGAATTTGCAGTATAAATGTCCTACTTGTCGTGGGGAATGTTATCAG ATCAAGGGACTTGAGGATGCAGTTCAAGAGCTTTGGAAGAGAAGAAATATTGCTGATAGAGATTTAATTGCCAGCTTGCGGGCTGCAGCTGGTTTGCCAACTCAGGAAGAAATATTTTCTATTTCACCATTTTCAGATGATGAGGATAGCGAGCCTTTGAAATTAAAGAGTGAATCTGGGCGTTCCTTTAAATTCTCTTTAAAGAATTTGTCGAATAACTCACCCAAGAAGTTTAAGGATTATATaaagaaatcttcaaacaaaaaTTCTAAGAAAAGGGACTCTCAGTCGGTTATGATTAATAAACCAGACATGCACTATAGTTTTGAAGGACAAAGCGATGTAAAATCTTTACATAGCTTGGATGATGATAAGAATGATGATATACAATCCCAAAGAAATGAAGGTCCTGATGTTTATTCATCCCCTGCTGCTGGAAGCCTGAGCCAAACTGAAGTATCTTGTCCTATCAACAAGACAGGGATTTTGAAACATAAGTTTGTTGATGAGGTGATGGTTAGTGATGAAGAGAGGAAGCCCAGAGTTTtccgaataaaaaataataaggcACATATACTGAATAGTGAAGATGAGAGTGGAAAAGATGGTGATAAGGCTGAGAGTGTCAAAGGTAAGAAGTTGGTGATTAATTTGGGTGCACGGAAAATTAATGTGGCTAATTCTCCCCGCTCTGATACTTCAAGCTGCCAAAGGGATCAAGATCTGGTTACTGTTAATG GAAGTGAAGATATAAGCCAAGTAAGGAAAGGATTTGCATCAGATAGACATGATGGAGCCGCTAGACGTGTTGATG GAAGCAATGTTGACTCTGGCCAATCAAAACATTTAAAGGTTTCAGGTAGAGAAGAAAATTTCATTAAACTGGGGAAATTGAAGCCAGAAGTTCAGAAATTCACTCTACCATCTGGTAGAGGTGAGGTTCCTTTAGATCAAACTTGCATCTTGCAGGGAAAACGTGGTACTGATGCAAACGTGGAAGCAACACCAAGAGGTGAAAGAACATATCATCGGAGGCCGAAAGAAGGCATTTCTGATGCATATGATGGGACAGATAACAATCATAATCAAACACCTTCACATTCTTTGCCAAAAGATTCTAAACCACTACTCAGATTTAAATTCAAGAAACCTAGTGTAGAAAGTAAAAATTCTATTATTCAAGAGGAAGAAAAGACTACAATCAAGGGCCAGAGGTCAAAAAGGAAGAGACCTTCACCTTTCAAGGAGAAAGCATCTTTTAATGAGGCTGGAGATGTAAATCAATCACAGACGGGAAATCTAATGGATGAAATCATGGATGCTAACTGGATATTGATGAAGTTGGGCAATGATGCAATTGGTAAAAGAGTTGAAGTTCATCACACATCGGACAATTCTTG GCATAAGGGAGAGGTTACTGATATAGTTGAAGGCTCATCGAAATTGTATGTTACCTTAGATGATGGGAAGATCAAGACCGTGGAACTCAGGAAGCAGGGAGTTCGCTTTGTTTCTCAAAAGCAGAAAAGGTCAAAGACATGA